Proteins found in one Brevibacillus brevis genomic segment:
- the nuoN gene encoding NADH-quinone oxidoreductase subunit NuoN, with translation MEVKDIFSYDWSYLLPEFIILGFATFLSLLDLFAGKRLGKQVIGWLSFLGTVIAAIFVIINMNALDKPYSYMIDMIRIDDYGNAFKLIFLAGTAFAILISLSYLKSGEVQHRGEYYYLLLTGLLGAMVMASSADLITLFVGLELLSLSSYVLVGLRKKSRLSNESAFKYVVSGSIATAVLLFGMSYVYGLTGTTHIYEISFRLAEAGMAGYQFLVYTAFAFLAVGLAFKISAAPNHMWAPDVYQGAPTPVTAFLAVVSKAAGFALIFRVMMISFFNVSDGTGSGRFFFEEGSLYLGLMAAASMIIGNTMALRQTNVKRMMAYSGIAQAGYLLVPFVPPTSLFFSEVIFYLFGYLLVSFGAFAVIMVVSREQETEDLKGFAGLYHRSPVMAIAMSIFLLSLAGIPITVGFFGKFYLFMGTLVVENYWLAAIMIITSVISYYYYFGIIRQMYMRPGTTEAPMVVPKGIWTFILIMAIATVFFGAFPGLVTDYIQIHFNPSFDFGNMLSPSSQ, from the coding sequence ATGGAGGTTAAAGATATTTTCTCATATGACTGGAGCTACCTTCTGCCCGAGTTTATCATTCTTGGCTTTGCTACCTTTTTATCACTGCTGGACCTTTTTGCGGGCAAGCGTCTTGGCAAGCAGGTCATCGGTTGGCTATCCTTCCTGGGCACGGTCATTGCGGCGATCTTTGTGATCATCAATATGAATGCTCTCGATAAGCCATATAGCTACATGATCGACATGATCCGGATCGATGATTACGGCAATGCGTTCAAGCTGATTTTCCTGGCAGGGACAGCTTTTGCCATTCTCATCTCGCTGTCCTATCTGAAATCGGGGGAAGTCCAGCACAGAGGCGAGTATTACTATTTGCTGCTGACCGGGCTTCTCGGGGCTATGGTCATGGCTTCTTCGGCTGACTTGATTACCTTGTTCGTGGGACTGGAGCTATTGTCTCTCTCGTCCTATGTACTGGTCGGATTGCGAAAAAAATCGCGGCTTTCCAACGAGTCGGCGTTCAAATACGTCGTTTCGGGAAGTATTGCCACGGCTGTGCTCCTGTTTGGGATGTCGTACGTGTACGGACTCACGGGAACCACACATATTTATGAAATCTCATTCCGGTTGGCAGAAGCGGGAATGGCGGGCTATCAGTTCCTTGTCTATACGGCGTTCGCGTTTCTCGCAGTAGGTCTTGCCTTCAAAATATCTGCAGCGCCTAACCACATGTGGGCGCCAGATGTCTATCAGGGTGCTCCTACCCCAGTCACTGCTTTTCTGGCAGTTGTGTCAAAAGCAGCAGGGTTCGCGCTGATCTTTCGAGTAATGATGATCTCGTTTTTCAACGTTTCCGATGGAACGGGATCAGGACGGTTCTTTTTCGAAGAGGGAAGCCTCTACCTGGGGCTGATGGCAGCGGCCTCGATGATTATCGGAAACACGATGGCGCTCAGGCAGACAAACGTCAAACGTATGATGGCTTACTCCGGTATTGCGCAAGCGGGTTATTTGCTCGTGCCGTTTGTACCGCCGACCTCTCTCTTTTTCAGCGAAGTGATCTTCTATCTGTTCGGTTACCTGCTGGTCAGCTTTGGTGCTTTCGCTGTGATTATGGTTGTATCTCGTGAGCAAGAGACAGAGGATTTGAAAGGATTCGCCGGATTGTACCATCGCTCGCCTGTGATGGCAATCGCGATGAGCATCTTCCTCTTGTCCTTGGCAGGTATCCCGATTACGGTTGGCTTCTTCGGGAAGTTCTATCTGTTCATGGGTACATTAGTGGTAGAAAACTACTGGCTGGCGGCAATTATGATCATCACCAGCGTCATTTCCTACTACTACTACTTTGGGATTATTCGTCAGATGTACATGCGTCCTGGGACAACCGAAGCACCGATGGTTGTGCCAAAAGGCATTTGGACGTTTATTCTCATCATGGCAATCGCTACTGTATTCTTCGGGGCTTTCCCGGGTCTGGTCACCGACTATATCCAGATTCATTTCAATCCGTCCTTTGATTTTGGCAACATGCTCTCTCCCAGCTCTCAGTGA
- the nuoL gene encoding NADH-quinone oxidoreductase subunit L, translated as MDTLMHYAWLIPLFPLLAFIVIVSFGRQLKEGAAIVGITLTAVSFGIAVLIFWERFQGGGTDYNYVIDWLHIGDIVINMGFEVNPLNAMMLVIVTLVSLLVQIYSKGYMHGDERFPVFYQYLALFTFSMLGLVISPNLLQVYIFWELVGVCSFLLVGYYYFKREAKAAAKKAFIVTRIGDLGLFIGICLLFWWTGSFEYGAIFESIALGRLEPWMITLAAILIFVGAMGKSGQFPLHTWLPDAMEGPTPVSALIHAATMVAAGVYLVAATYPLFIASDTALTVVAYVGGFTAIFAASIGLTQRDIKRVLAYSTVSQLGYMMLALGVAGAAGYVAGSFHLMTHAFFKALLFLGAGSVIHAVHTQNVFEMGGLWKKMPITALTFLIGCLAIAGIFPFAGFWSKEAILGAVYGAHRYDLLFIALLAAFFTAFYMFRLFFLTFAGKARGKHEAHESPGVMTGPLLVLALLAVVAGFVNTPYAPLLSDWLLSTKTGTAITSIFVEGSEHAAAWLQIVALLISILGVVLAYLIYGKKSISSDTIPETMPWLYQLSYKKYYIDELYHNVIVRPLGWLGFVLDVFDKYIVDGLVGLTAKITQGIGSLHARVQSGQIQSYGAMVIFGLLLLIIAISLTAKGGGLFG; from the coding sequence ATGGATACTCTAATGCACTACGCCTGGCTGATCCCTCTGTTTCCGCTTCTTGCTTTCATCGTGATCGTCTCATTTGGTCGCCAATTGAAAGAAGGAGCGGCCATAGTGGGCATTACCCTGACGGCTGTTTCTTTTGGAATTGCAGTGCTCATCTTCTGGGAGAGATTCCAGGGTGGGGGAACCGATTACAATTATGTGATAGATTGGCTGCATATTGGCGATATCGTGATCAACATGGGCTTCGAAGTGAATCCGCTGAATGCCATGATGCTCGTCATTGTGACATTAGTCAGTCTGTTGGTCCAAATCTACTCCAAAGGCTACATGCATGGGGATGAACGCTTTCCGGTGTTCTATCAATACCTGGCGCTGTTCACATTCTCCATGCTGGGATTAGTCATCTCGCCTAATTTGTTGCAAGTATATATTTTCTGGGAGCTGGTAGGGGTATGCTCCTTCCTGCTCGTTGGCTACTACTACTTCAAGAGAGAGGCAAAAGCAGCCGCCAAAAAGGCTTTTATCGTTACACGCATCGGGGACCTTGGTTTGTTCATCGGGATATGTCTGTTGTTCTGGTGGACCGGAAGCTTTGAGTACGGAGCAATTTTTGAGAGTATCGCACTCGGACGACTGGAACCATGGATGATTACGCTCGCGGCGATTCTCATTTTCGTTGGGGCCATGGGAAAATCAGGTCAATTTCCGCTTCATACGTGGTTGCCTGATGCCATGGAAGGTCCAACACCTGTGTCGGCATTAATTCACGCAGCAACGATGGTTGCGGCTGGTGTTTATTTGGTCGCTGCTACCTATCCGCTGTTTATCGCATCCGATACGGCTTTGACAGTTGTGGCGTATGTAGGAGGATTCACCGCCATATTTGCAGCTTCGATCGGCTTGACCCAACGGGATATCAAGCGTGTCTTGGCATATTCCACAGTCAGTCAGCTCGGGTACATGATGCTGGCATTGGGAGTAGCTGGTGCTGCTGGTTATGTAGCAGGGTCCTTCCATTTGATGACTCACGCCTTTTTCAAAGCACTGCTCTTCCTGGGAGCAGGTAGTGTCATCCATGCCGTACATACGCAGAATGTATTCGAAATGGGTGGCTTGTGGAAAAAGATGCCGATCACCGCTTTGACTTTCTTGATCGGTTGCTTGGCGATTGCGGGAATCTTTCCGTTCGCTGGTTTCTGGTCGAAAGAAGCGATTCTGGGGGCTGTTTACGGAGCACATCGCTACGATTTGCTGTTCATCGCGCTCTTAGCAGCATTCTTTACGGCATTCTATATGTTCCGTCTGTTCTTCCTGACATTCGCAGGGAAGGCACGTGGCAAGCACGAAGCTCACGAATCTCCAGGAGTCATGACTGGTCCGCTCTTGGTCTTGGCATTGCTTGCGGTTGTCGCGGGCTTTGTGAATACACCGTACGCGCCATTACTCTCTGATTGGTTGCTGTCAACGAAAACAGGTACGGCAATCACGAGCATTTTTGTGGAAGGCAGTGAGCACGCGGCCGCTTGGTTGCAGATTGTGGCACTGTTGATCTCTATTCTTGGAGTCGTGCTGGCTTACCTGATATACGGCAAGAAATCCATCTCCTCGGACACGATTCCAGAAACAATGCCGTGGCTCTATCAGCTCTCATACAAGAAGTACTACATCGATGAGCTGTATCACAACGTCATTGTTCGTCCATTAGGCTGGCTTGGATTTGTCCTAGATGTATTTGATAAGTACATTGTGGACGGTTTGGTTGGATTGACAGCAAAAATCACCCAGGGAATCGGATCTTTGCACGCAAGAGTACAAAGTGGGCAGATTCAATCCTATGGAGCAATGGTCATATTCGGTCTGTTACTCTTGATCATCGCCATCAGTTTGACGGCCAAGGGAGGTGGACTCTTTGGGTAA
- a CDS encoding complex I subunit 4 family protein, which produces MGNILLSSLVFSPLLAILVMAFIPSRHAGVIKQVGIFGTLPALILAGWMFGMFDYETANLQFVEKHSWISIPIGMAQAGTVFAFEINYELGVDGISMPLILLTAIIGTLAAIASWQIKKRQKEYFILFHLLLIGMLGVFAADNLFLFFIFFELTLVPMYFLIGIWGYGEREQAANKFLLYNGIGSGIMLLAFIVIFVIMRTLNIDEITAILTTPGHPITEILTPEMRFGIFLAMFIAFAIKLPVFPFHTWMLRVHVQAPPSIVMIHSGILLKMGAYGLLRMGIGFFPEQAYDFSTWMAVLGIINILYGAVLAFVQKDLKMVLAYSSISHMGIVLLGFASMNTIGFQGAMFQVISHGFISALLFFLIGVIWDRTQTSLLDDLGGLAKSMPFVSGVLLAGGMASLGLPGMSGFISEFFAFLGLFGRLPVMAAVGAIGIVLTAVYLLRAILKTTFGPTPGRCTGLADAQPMEVIPMVVLLGCIILIGVYPAVLGNPMQQALKTIVPIVTGIGG; this is translated from the coding sequence TTGGGTAATATCCTTTTGTCATCACTGGTGTTCTCTCCGCTGCTGGCGATTCTCGTCATGGCTTTTATCCCCAGTCGACATGCAGGTGTGATCAAGCAGGTCGGGATTTTTGGAACGTTGCCGGCACTTATCTTGGCAGGTTGGATGTTCGGCATGTTTGATTACGAGACAGCCAATCTGCAGTTCGTAGAAAAGCACAGTTGGATTTCGATTCCGATTGGAATGGCTCAGGCAGGCACGGTCTTTGCTTTTGAGATCAACTATGAACTCGGTGTAGATGGTATTTCGATGCCATTGATTTTGCTGACGGCGATTATCGGTACCCTTGCAGCAATTGCTTCATGGCAGATCAAGAAGAGGCAGAAGGAGTATTTTATCCTGTTTCACCTGCTGCTGATCGGCATGTTGGGAGTCTTTGCTGCAGACAATCTGTTTCTGTTCTTCATTTTCTTCGAGCTGACACTCGTACCGATGTACTTCCTCATCGGGATTTGGGGATATGGGGAGCGCGAACAAGCAGCAAACAAATTCCTGTTGTATAACGGAATCGGTTCAGGGATCATGCTGCTGGCTTTCATCGTGATCTTTGTCATCATGCGGACGCTCAATATCGATGAAATCACGGCGATCCTGACGACACCAGGGCATCCGATAACCGAAATCCTTACGCCGGAAATGCGTTTTGGCATCTTCCTAGCGATGTTCATCGCTTTTGCGATCAAGCTGCCCGTATTTCCGTTCCACACGTGGATGCTACGCGTTCACGTACAGGCTCCACCTTCAATCGTCATGATTCACTCCGGTATTTTGCTGAAGATGGGGGCGTACGGCCTTTTGCGGATGGGAATCGGCTTCTTCCCGGAGCAGGCCTACGATTTCTCTACGTGGATGGCAGTTTTGGGGATTATCAACATTTTGTATGGGGCTGTGCTGGCCTTCGTACAAAAGGATTTAAAAATGGTGCTGGCTTACTCCAGTATCAGCCATATGGGTATCGTCTTGCTCGGTTTCGCTTCGATGAACACGATCGGGTTTCAGGGAGCGATGTTCCAGGTGATATCTCACGGTTTTATCTCAGCACTGCTCTTCTTCTTGATCGGTGTCATTTGGGATCGGACACAGACATCGTTGCTCGACGATTTGGGCGGTTTAGCCAAATCCATGCCGTTTGTCAGCGGCGTGTTGTTGGCAGGCGGGATGGCTTCACTCGGACTTCCGGGCATGTCCGGATTCATTAGTGAGTTCTTTGCCTTCCTCGGTCTGTTTGGTCGTTTGCCAGTAATGGCAGCAGTGGGAGCGATCGGGATTGTCCTCACCGCGGTGTATTTACTCAGAGCGATCTTGAAAACAACTTTTGGCCCTACTCCAGGCAGATGTACAGGACTTGCTGATGCACAGCCGATGGAAGTCATTCCGATGGTAGTTCTGTTGGGATGTATTATTCTCATCGGGGTTTATCCGGCAGTTCTGGGGAATCCGATGCAGCAGGCGCTGAAAACGATCGTACCTATCGTAACGGGAATAGGAGGGTAA
- a CDS encoding NADH-quinone oxidoreductase subunit J, producing the protein MTGEFVAFFILSLLTIGGAVFMISFTRVVHMVISLGVTFISIAGLFVLLGADFVGVAQILVYSGAISILMLFGIMLTKHDANDEGTGRTWKNRFILLFVIVLFGLLFWGVQNTPWPAPPPPADAPVDNAKEIGIEVFTKFVIPFELLSVLLLVALVGAIIMAKKEGDNE; encoded by the coding sequence ATGACAGGTGAATTCGTTGCCTTTTTTATCCTGTCCCTTCTGACGATCGGTGGCGCGGTGTTTATGATCAGCTTTACGCGCGTCGTCCACATGGTCATCTCATTGGGCGTTACGTTTATCAGCATTGCAGGTCTGTTTGTTTTGTTGGGAGCGGATTTCGTCGGGGTCGCACAAATTCTGGTTTATTCAGGGGCTATCTCCATTTTGATGCTCTTTGGAATCATGCTGACCAAGCACGATGCGAACGATGAGGGAACAGGCCGGACATGGAAAAACCGTTTTATCCTGCTCTTCGTAATCGTTCTGTTCGGATTATTGTTCTGGGGTGTGCAAAATACACCATGGCCTGCGCCACCGCCACCTGCAGATGCTCCTGTAGACAATGCCAAAGAAATCGGTATCGAAGTATTCACCAAATTCGTCATACCATTTGAGCTGTTGTCTGTTCTGTTGCTGGTCGCATTGGTCGGTGCGATCATCATGGCGAAAAAGGAGGGGGATAACGAATGA
- the nuoK gene encoding NADH-quinone oxidoreductase subunit NuoK, translated as MTVSISSYLMVALILFCVGLYGALTKRNAVVVLLSIELMLNAVNINLVAFSKFGLYPSVTGQIFTLFTMTVAAAEVAVGLAILIALYRNKETVNVDEMDQMKR; from the coding sequence ATGACAGTAAGTATTTCCTCCTACTTAATGGTCGCTCTGATTCTCTTTTGTGTAGGCCTGTATGGCGCATTGACGAAACGAAATGCAGTCGTCGTCTTGTTATCAATCGAGCTGATGCTGAATGCTGTAAATATTAACCTGGTCGCCTTTTCCAAGTTCGGTCTGTATCCATCCGTGACGGGACAAATCTTTACCTTGTTCACGATGACGGTTGCAGCTGCCGAGGTTGCCGTAGGGTTAGCGATTCTGATTGCGCTGTACCGCAACAAGGAGACTGTGAATGTAGATGAAATGGACCAAATGAAACGATAA
- the nuoI gene encoding NADH-quinone oxidoreductase subunit NuoI: MLGLAKGLGYTFKKLTEKKVTHFYPDVPFPMPPRFRGIQHFSPEKCIVCNQCARICPTECIQLTGKPHPDPEKKGKIIDTYDINFELCILCDLCTEVCPTEAIVMTNNFELAAYSRDELYKNLKWLDDNNTNVREEN, encoded by the coding sequence ATGCTAGGACTGGCCAAAGGCCTGGGGTATACATTTAAAAAGCTCACGGAGAAAAAAGTAACCCACTTCTATCCGGATGTGCCCTTTCCAATGCCGCCTCGCTTTCGCGGTATTCAGCACTTTTCTCCTGAAAAATGCATCGTCTGCAACCAATGCGCACGCATTTGTCCGACGGAGTGTATTCAACTGACAGGGAAGCCCCATCCTGATCCGGAGAAAAAGGGAAAGATTATCGATACGTACGATATCAATTTTGAGTTATGCATTTTATGCGATCTGTGTACAGAGGTTTGTCCTACGGAAGCAATTGTGATGACAAACAACTTCGAACTGGCTGCCTATAGCCGGGACGAATTGTACAAAAACTTGAAATGGCTCGACGACAACAATACGAACGTCAGGGAGGAGAATTAG